In the genome of Augochlora pura isolate Apur16 chromosome 8, APUR_v2.2.1, whole genome shotgun sequence, one region contains:
- the LOC144474597 gene encoding polycomb group protein Pc — protein sequence MDLGDRVYAAERITKKREKRGKVEYFVKWKGWSKKYNTWEPEENILDVRLIELYEESQKGGDVATRRPRRRDTRYNDQVLANLVVEEEPGGDERVGEDSQDESTTGSTSAPRLNPVAPDEDTLPSSLDGHESPIAPELSASAFSVDSDSSNSSVDSPLLPRKEPTGTKRKAEVLSKESGKIGVTITTSSPSSGSGSPPPNKIPRLLPLNPTSPTYHSHKINGRRPSSSSVKSTPEEPLPAVPTTPAPAMQDKKRPEADVPHGPPPSLPRAPPAPLSPQIDTPLEQPTKKRHLSEQKQEKSNGAMTVDTNGHKSPSPTDSYTNNNRLTPVVNGHHSHNSNHSNNHSTNNNSTPSLKQTEITKTDMYVPLSSPGTDYWHARNPVADQVFITDVTVNLKTVTIRECKTEKGFFRERDPKSDIY from the exons ATGGATCTGGGTGACAGAGTTTATGCTGCGGAACGGATTACGAAGAAGAGGGAAAAGCGG GGGAAGGTGGAGTATTTCGTAAAGTGGAAAGGATGGAGTAAAAA ATACAACACGTGGGAACCGGAAGAGAATATTTTAGACGTGaggttaattgaattatacgAAGAAAGTCAAAAAGGTGGGGATGTAGCAACAAGGAGACCTAGGCGGAGGGACACCAGATACAAT GATCAAGTTCTTGCTAATCTGGTTGTTGAGGAAGAGCCTGGCGGGGATGAAAGGGTTGGTGAAGACAGTCAAGACGAATCCACTACCGGTAGCACGTCAGCACCTCGCTTGAATCCCGTTGCACCCGACGAAGATACACTTCCGAGTTCCCTTGATGGACACGAATCGCCGATCGCTCCGGAATTATCGGCATCCGCGTTCAGTGTCGATTCAGACAGTTCCAATAGCAGTGTAGACAGTCCTTTGTTACCAAGAAAGGAGCCAACGGGTACGAAGAGGAAGGCCGAGGTTCTCAGCAAGGAATCTGGGAAAATCGGCGTAACTATCACCACAAGCAGTCCTAGTAGCGGCAGTGGAAGTCCACctccaaataaaattcctcGATTATTACCTCTAAATCCTACGTCCCCTACTTATCAC agtcacaaaattaatgGTAGGAGGCCGTCGTCGTCCAGCGTAAAATCGACGCCGGAGGAACCGCTACCCGCAGTGCCGACGACACCAGCTCCAGCAATGCAGGATAAAAAGCGTCCTGAAGCCGATGTACCTCACGGTCCTCCACCCTCGCTGCCGCGTGCACCACCAGCACCTCTGTCGCCTCAAATAGACACGCCTTTAGAGCAGCCTACCAAAAAGAGGCATTTGTCGGAACAAAAACAGGAGAAGTCGAACGGAGCTATGACGGTCGACACCAACGGTCACAAATCGCCCAGTCCCACAGACTCTTACACGAACAACAACAGGTTAACGCCCGTCGTTAATGGACACCATAGTCATAATAGCAATCATAGTAACAATCACAGCACCAACAATAATAGCACACCGAGTTTGAAGCAAACTGAAATCACAAAGACAGACATGTATGTCCCCCTGTCCAGTCCTGGTACGGATTACTGGCACGCGAGGAATCCAGTTGCCGATCAGGTGTTCATTACGGACGTCACGGTGAATCTAAAAACCGTTACCATCAGGGAGTGTAAGACTGAAAAAGGATTCTTCCGGGAGAGGGATCCTAAGAGCGATATCTATTAA